From Scytonema millei VB511283:
AAAGCTTTCAGCCGCTATCAAATAGTAGCGGCTGCATTATTTATTAGAGCGTATCTTACAGTAGTTTTAGTTTATTTTCTTGAATTCGCCGCCGTATATTCTATTCGATCGCAAGATTGCTGTATAGCAGTCTTACTTAATAGGTGAAATTTAAATGTAGGGTGGGTGCTACCCACCCTGCAAGGAAACTTTGTTCGATTAAAAATTTCTAATTTTCAGAAAAGAATATAGCAACTAAACCTAAATAATAATACCTATCTCTTTCAGTCGAATTTTGCCAGTCTGTCTGTAGGCTGAGGAAAAAATAGTCAGTTAGTAGTTACCTAGATAGGGTAATGCAACAAAATTCTAGCAACAAAATTTCGCCAGTCAAAATATAGATCGCACTACAACCGATCGCGTCGATCGGTAAAATTTTTCAGGAGATTTTCATGTTTTATCACAAGAAGCAGCTACAGTACTTCACTCCACCAGCAAAACCCGATGCTGTCTATGCGAAGAAGCTTCAAGAACTAATTGGCGGTTCTTTTGGCGAAATGACCGTGATGATGCAGTACCTATTCCAAGGCTGGAACTGCCGAGGACCCGCTAAGTACCGCGATATGCTGTTGGACATTGGAACTGAGGAAATCGGTCACGTTGAAATGCTAGCAACGATGGTTGCTCATTTATTGGATCGAGCACCAGTCAATATGCAAGAAGATGGGGCAAAAGATCCAGTCGTTGGTGCGGTCATGGGTGGCGTTCGTCCGCGAGATGTGATTATGGCAGCAGCAATGAATCCTCAACACGCCACTGTTTCGGGTGGGGGGGCAATGCCAGCGGATAGTGTAGGTTTTCCTTGGAACGGTCGCTTCATTGTTGCTAGCGGAAACTTATTGGCAGACTTCCGGTCTAACCTCCACGCTGAATCGCAGGGACTCTTACAAGCTGTACGGTTGTACGAAATGACAGACGACCCAGGTGTAAGAGACATGCTCAGTTTCAATATTGCCCGCGACACCATGCATCAAAATCAGTGGTTAGCGGCGATTGAAGATCTGAAAAGCGAAGGATTTGAGGAAACAGTTGTTCCCAAGATCGCATACGAATATGGAAAGAAAGAGAATGCTTATCAGTTCTGGAATCACTCTGAGGGAGAAGAAAGCGCCCAAGGTCGTTGGGCGAAAGGTGCTTCAATCGACGGTAAAGGTCAGTTTGAGTATGTAGCAAATCCGCAGCCAATAGGACCAGAACCAAATCTGCCTCAACCCGATCCAAAACTTCACGGTACGATGAAATCACCTCAAGCTCAACAAATGCAGGAGGGTAGTGTTGTATCTAAGGCAGTCCAGGGTGTAGCTGATGCAGTTGAAGGTACGGCTAATACCATTAATAAAATGACTGGTGGAGACGGACAGTAAGCTAGTGCGAGATCGCAGAGGGGAACAATGCTGGTGGCATTAGCTTGGGGCATTTTCTCGACTGTATAGCTAGCAATCAAAACAAATTAACATTACAGAGACGCGAAATTTCGCGTCTCTTGCTATTTGAGGCATAAATTAGCCTCAGTGAATCGGCTGCTGTTAAAAAATCGTCACAAGTGAAGGAATAAGACTGTTGCCGATTGAAGTTAAATACAAAGGGAGTTGTTGGTGATGCGATCGCCTGACTCTTAACTCAGCTAAAGCTATTTAACTTATCTACGCAGTAGCTTATGACTCATTTTGGTATCATTTGTCCTGGCTCGACTGGACCCCTCAACACTATGCTTCCGCTGGGGCAAGAACTTCAACGGCGGGGTCATCGCGTCACTGTCATCGGGATACTGGACGTTCGACCTAAAGTATTAGTAGCAGGATTAGAATTTCAGGTGGTGGGCGAGGACAAGTTTCCTGAAGGTGCAACGGCAGAATCTTTTGCCCAATTGGGAAAACTGAGTGGATTAGCAGCGTTGAACCATACCATTAATCTACTCAAGGATTTAGCAATTGTTACCCTGCGGGATGCACCAGCATTACTCAAAGCATCCAATGTAGAAGCCTTGCTAGTTAACCAAGGTGCTAGAGAAGGAGGTACTGTTGCAGATTTTCTCGGTATTCCTTACGTTACCGTGTGCAGTGCAGTAGTGCTAAATCGAGAACCTAGCGTTCCTCCTTTTAATACTCTTTGGCAGTATAGCCCTGCTTGGTGGGCGCGTTTACGCAACCGAGCAGGTTATGCGTTATTAAATCGCGTTGCTCGTCCTACTCAAACCGTGATTCAGGAATATCGCCGCGAGTGGAAATTGCCCTTATACGCTCACCCCAACGATGCGTATTCTCGAATAGCCCAAATCAGTCATGCTCCGGCTGAATTTGAGTATCCTAGAGAGAAATTACCTCCTTGGTTCCATTTCACTGGCTCGTATCATTCTTCTGCTAGTCGAGAGCCTGTGCCTTTCCCCTACGAAAATTTGACTGAAAAGCTTTTGATTTATGCTTCGATGGGAACGTTACAAAATCGTTTGATTGGAATTTTTCAGCAAATTGCATCAGCTTGTGAAGGATTGGATGCTCAATTAGTAATTTCATTGGGTGGTTCTGCTCGTCCAGAATCATTACCAAAATTACCTGGAAATCCCGTAGTCGTCGAGTATGCACCCCAACTAGAAATACTCAAAAAAGCAACTTTGATGATTACTCACGCAGGCATGAATACAACGATGGAATGCTTGAAATATGGAGTACCGATGGTGGCAATTCCAGTGACAAACGACCAACCAGGTGTAGCAGCGCGTATAGCTTGGACTGGGGTAGGAGAATTTGTACCATTGTCTCGCTTAAGCGTGCCTAAATTAAGAGCAGCAGTCCAAAAAGTCTTGACAGACAGTTCTTACAAACAAAATGCAATAAAACTGCAACAGGCAATTCAAAGATCTGGTGGCGTGACTCGTGCTGCCGATATTGTCGAACAAGCTATATCTACAGGGAAACCCGTTCTTGCTCATGTTAGTTGAGGGTTAACCTGTAGCAATTTTAGAACATTTGCCGACGACAAACGCTTCGATCGCAGGTGGGCATTGCCCACCCTACTTTGACTTTTACTGTTGTAGTTTTAACCAAGCACGATGTTGCTATTGGTAATTGCAGGCGCGCCCGTGAGTGTTGCTAGTAGCACTGCGGCGGTGCTACCAGTACCATCAATATCGAAGAACAATGCACCGTTAGTGTTGTTGTAGATGAAGCGATCGCTAGCATCAGTTGCCCCCGTGCCAATTGTAAACTGCTCTGCTGCAAGGATAGATATCGATCCACCAGGTGTCGCCTCAGTGACAGCAGTTAACCCACCACCAAAACCACTAGCAGAGATAACAATTAAATCGCGAGAATCGCCGTCTCCACTGGCAACAAAGTTTCTAATGGTATCGCCGCCTTCAGCAAGATTATTAAACACAAAGTAATCTTGTCCTCTACTATCACTATCACTATTACCAATCAGAGTATCGCGACCGTTACCACCTTCCATCGTGGCACTAAAAACGGTACGCAGGATATCATCACCTTCACCGCCATATAGATAGCTGAAATCACCGCTGAGCGAGTCATTACCTGAACCGCCATATAGATCGCTTTCATTTCCATCTAGCCTATCGTTACCATTCTCACCATAAATGACAGAGGAAGTGCCACCATCTATGGTGTCATCACCATTACCGCCGTGCATTATGGCGAAATCGCCGTCTAGAACATCATTACCGTCGCCGCCATCCATGTACGTACGCCGATTCGGTTCAAAGTTTGCACTATTAGTCAGAGTATCATTACCAGCTTCACCAAAAAGGCGATCGCCATCACTGCCGCTGATGGTGTCATTGCCAGCCCCACCCTTAAGGATGTTATCGGCATCATTTCCTTTAATAATATTGTTGAGGCTGTTGCCCGTACCATTAATCGCTTGACTTCCCGTGAGGGTCAAGTTGTTCAACCAGTCTCCTAGCGTATAACTAACAAAAGATTGAACGGTATCTTCACCACCACCCTCATACTCTCTAATGATATCGGTGGTGCTATCTACAATATAGGTGTCATCTCCTTTACCACCAACTAAAGTATCAATCCCTGCACCGCCATCTAAGGTGTCTCTGCCAGTACCGCCATATAGTTCGTCGTTACCACCTTTACCAAATAACGTGTCATTACCAGATGGGCTATTTTCATTACCATCTTTTGCCCAGCCAAAAATTTTGTCGCTACTATCAGTACCATTAATTGTTTCAGATTTTATCGTACCGTAGATAGTTGCCATTTCAGTTACTCCTAACTTTTCACTTATATTTACAAGCCAATATCTCTACTTTTACTGTTACGTTAAAAGCAGCTATTCGTATTACCTTCCAATGCTCAACATCGGAATTCTATAAAGGTGATAAAACTCTAGGCTTATACTACTTGACTGAATTCTATGAAGCTATACATCTAGAAAGTCATACTTGTTCCGTCATTTTGTTGAGTTTCTGCCGATTTAGAACCAGGCAAAAGATTGTAAGTATGTCTACTTACATCAGCTCTTACTTTTAGTATCTGTATTTGGGGTTTCTAGTGGTAGATTTCAGCAGATTTTCTCAATATTAAGA
This genomic window contains:
- a CDS encoding glycosyltransferase, with translation MTHFGIICPGSTGPLNTMLPLGQELQRRGHRVTVIGILDVRPKVLVAGLEFQVVGEDKFPEGATAESFAQLGKLSGLAALNHTINLLKDLAIVTLRDAPALLKASNVEALLVNQGAREGGTVADFLGIPYVTVCSAVVLNREPSVPPFNTLWQYSPAWWARLRNRAGYALLNRVARPTQTVIQEYRREWKLPLYAHPNDAYSRIAQISHAPAEFEYPREKLPPWFHFTGSYHSSASREPVPFPYENLTEKLLIYASMGTLQNRLIGIFQQIASACEGLDAQLVISLGGSARPESLPKLPGNPVVVEYAPQLEILKKATLMITHAGMNTTMECLKYGVPMVAIPVTNDQPGVAARIAWTGVGEFVPLSRLSVPKLRAAVQKVLTDSSYKQNAIKLQQAIQRSGGVTRAADIVEQAISTGKPVLAHVS
- a CDS encoding calcium-binding protein codes for the protein MATIYGTIKSETINGTDSSDKIFGWAKDGNENSPSGNDTLFGKGGNDELYGGTGRDTLDGGAGIDTLVGGKGDDTYIVDSTTDIIREYEGGGEDTVQSFVSYTLGDWLNNLTLTGSQAINGTGNSLNNIIKGNDADNILKGGAGNDTISGSDGDRLFGEAGNDTLTNSANFEPNRRTYMDGGDGNDVLDGDFAIMHGGNGDDTIDGGTSSVIYGENGNDRLDGNESDLYGGSGNDSLSGDFSYLYGGEGDDILRTVFSATMEGGNGRDTLIGNSDSDSRGQDYFVFNNLAEGGDTIRNFVASGDGDSRDLIVISASGFGGGLTAVTEATPGGSISILAAEQFTIGTGATDASDRFIYNNTNGALFFDIDGTGSTAAVLLATLTGAPAITNSNIVLG
- a CDS encoding manganese catalase family protein translates to MFYHKKQLQYFTPPAKPDAVYAKKLQELIGGSFGEMTVMMQYLFQGWNCRGPAKYRDMLLDIGTEEIGHVEMLATMVAHLLDRAPVNMQEDGAKDPVVGAVMGGVRPRDVIMAAAMNPQHATVSGGGAMPADSVGFPWNGRFIVASGNLLADFRSNLHAESQGLLQAVRLYEMTDDPGVRDMLSFNIARDTMHQNQWLAAIEDLKSEGFEETVVPKIAYEYGKKENAYQFWNHSEGEESAQGRWAKGASIDGKGQFEYVANPQPIGPEPNLPQPDPKLHGTMKSPQAQQMQEGSVVSKAVQGVADAVEGTANTINKMTGGDGQ